In Microbacterium sp. 1.5R, the following are encoded in one genomic region:
- a CDS encoding sugar-binding transcriptional regulator yields MEEELIMVRVAELYYDEDKTQDEIGALLKLSRWKVGRLLTQARERGIVRIEIVHPRARRLGLERQLVERHGLTAAVVVPSPDGDDGTLERVAQAAADYLTAMRPVPRTLGVSWGRTLRAVAESLPEGWATGVTVVQLNGGVSLNRRSGGAAGLAVTIAQRASGHVSLLPSPAILERVETKQAIEADRTVAAVLVEAAEAQAFLFTAGPCDATSAHVENGYLSASDVEELARRGAVGDVLGRYIDADGNIVDPQLDARTVGVDLGRLRAAKRSIFVTAGDAKHDIARTVVTSGLCSVLVTDETTARALLEER; encoded by the coding sequence ATGGAAGAAGAACTGATCATGGTCCGCGTCGCCGAGCTGTACTACGACGAGGACAAGACGCAGGACGAGATCGGCGCCCTCCTCAAGCTGTCCCGCTGGAAGGTGGGGCGCCTTCTCACACAGGCCAGAGAGCGTGGCATCGTCCGCATCGAGATCGTGCACCCGCGTGCGCGCCGACTCGGACTCGAGCGCCAGCTCGTCGAACGCCATGGCCTCACGGCTGCCGTCGTCGTTCCCTCCCCGGACGGCGATGACGGGACCCTCGAGCGGGTCGCCCAGGCCGCGGCCGACTACCTCACTGCGATGCGGCCGGTGCCCCGCACGCTCGGCGTCAGCTGGGGGCGTACGCTGCGCGCCGTCGCAGAGTCGCTGCCCGAAGGATGGGCGACCGGCGTCACCGTCGTGCAGCTCAACGGGGGAGTGAGCCTCAACCGCCGTTCGGGCGGAGCCGCGGGCCTCGCCGTCACCATCGCCCAGCGTGCATCCGGACACGTGTCCCTCCTGCCGAGCCCGGCGATCCTCGAACGCGTCGAGACCAAGCAGGCGATCGAAGCCGACCGCACCGTCGCGGCCGTCCTCGTCGAAGCGGCCGAAGCGCAGGCGTTCCTGTTCACCGCGGGGCCCTGCGATGCGACCTCCGCGCATGTCGAGAACGGCTACCTCTCGGCATCCGATGTCGAAGAGCTCGCGCGCCGTGGTGCCGTGGGCGACGTCCTCGGACGGTACATCGACGCCGACGGCAACATCGTCGACCCGCAGCTCGACGCCCGGACGGTCGGAGTCGACCTCGGGCGCCTGCGCGCCGCGAAGCGCTCGATCTTCGTCACCGCCGGTGACGCCAAGCATGACATCGCGCGCACAGTCGTGACCAGCGGCCTGTGCAGCGTTCTGGTGACAGATGAGACCACAGCACGAGCATTGTTGGAGGAACGATGA
- a CDS encoding ATP-dependent Clp protease proteolytic subunit, whose amino-acid sequence MYAPTFRSAGDLPSSRYVLPQFEERTAYGFKRQDPYNKLFEDRVIFLGVQVDDASADDVMAQLLVLESQDSERDITMYINSPGGSFTAMTAIYDTMQYVAPQIQTVVLGQAASAASVLLAGGHPGKRLALPNARVLMHQPAMGEAGHGQASDIEIQAAEILRMRTWLEETMARHTGKSVEQVNRDIDRDKILSAAEALDYGIVDQVLTSRKRM is encoded by the coding sequence ATGTACGCACCCACCTTCCGCTCTGCCGGCGATCTGCCCTCCAGCCGCTACGTGCTTCCTCAGTTCGAGGAGCGCACGGCATACGGCTTCAAGCGCCAGGACCCCTACAACAAGCTGTTCGAAGATCGAGTGATCTTCCTCGGCGTCCAGGTCGACGATGCGTCGGCCGACGACGTGATGGCGCAGCTGCTCGTTCTCGAGAGCCAGGACTCCGAGCGTGACATCACCATGTACATCAACTCGCCCGGTGGTTCGTTCACCGCGATGACGGCGATCTACGACACGATGCAGTACGTCGCGCCGCAGATCCAGACCGTGGTGCTCGGCCAGGCGGCTTCGGCCGCATCGGTGCTGCTCGCAGGCGGTCACCCCGGCAAGCGCCTGGCTCTGCCCAACGCCCGTGTGCTCATGCACCAGCCGGCGATGGGCGAGGCGGGGCACGGCCAGGCATCCGACATCGAGATCCAGGCGGCCGAGATCCTGCGCATGCGCACCTGGCTCGAGGAGACCATGGCTCGTCACACGGGCAAGTCGGTCGAGCAGGTCAACCGCGACATCGACCGTGACAAGATCCTGTCCGCCGCTGAGGCGCTGGACTACGGCATCGTCGACCAGGTGCTCACCTCGCGCAAGCGCATGTGA
- a CDS encoding aldehyde dehydrogenase family protein, with amino-acid sequence MSKRLTVPKTYKLAIGGAFPRSESGRTYEVLSAKGAFLANAAQGSRKDARDAVVAARAAVKGWSGATAYNRGQVLYRVAEVLEGRRAQFIDEIAAQEGVSTSAAAAQVDEAIDLWVWYAGWCDKYAQVAGNANPVSGPYFNISVPEPTGVVAIVAPQDSALLGLVSVVAPALVAGNTVVVIASERFPLSAISLAEVLATSDVPGGVVNVLTGSPAEMAPWLASHQDVNALDLAGAGDLEWIDMQIAAAETLKRVLTPGAVTASPERIGAFTEVKTVWHTKSLV; translated from the coding sequence ATGAGCAAGCGATTGACCGTTCCGAAGACTTACAAGCTGGCGATCGGCGGCGCCTTCCCGCGCAGCGAGTCCGGCCGCACCTACGAGGTGCTGTCGGCGAAGGGGGCATTCCTCGCGAACGCCGCCCAGGGCTCGCGCAAGGACGCACGGGATGCCGTCGTGGCCGCACGTGCCGCCGTGAAGGGGTGGTCCGGCGCCACCGCATACAACCGCGGGCAGGTGCTGTACCGGGTCGCCGAGGTCCTCGAGGGTCGCCGCGCGCAGTTCATCGACGAGATCGCCGCGCAGGAGGGCGTCTCCACGTCCGCCGCCGCCGCGCAGGTCGACGAGGCGATCGACCTCTGGGTCTGGTACGCCGGCTGGTGCGACAAGTACGCGCAGGTCGCGGGCAACGCGAACCCGGTCTCGGGTCCGTACTTCAACATCTCGGTGCCGGAGCCGACCGGCGTGGTCGCGATCGTCGCACCGCAGGACTCCGCGCTGCTCGGTCTTGTCTCGGTCGTGGCTCCTGCGCTCGTCGCAGGCAACACGGTCGTCGTGATCGCGAGCGAGCGGTTCCCGCTGTCGGCCATCAGCCTCGCTGAGGTGCTCGCCACGAGCGATGTGCCCGGGGGCGTCGTCAACGTGCTCACCGGGTCTCCCGCCGAGATGGCGCCCTGGCTCGCCTCGCACCAGGACGTCAATGCGCTCGATCTGGCCGGTGCCGGCGATCTCGAGTGGATCGACATGCAGATCGCCGCCGCCGAGACGCTCAAGCGCGTGCTGACTCCCGGCGCGGTCACCGCGTCTCCGGAGCGCATCGGCGCCTTCACCGAGGTCAAGAC
- the deoC gene encoding deoxyribose-phosphate aldolase, with protein sequence MTTQELSRRSAVDVLGGEPDDATLRRFLHGLPGVDAVGLEQRAAALGTRSIKTTSKAWALDTIIKLIDLTTLEGSDTPGKVRSLVAKAKNPDAADPTTPRVAAVCVYGDMVGDAVEALGALHGDPDDGLISVAAVATAFPSGRSSLAIKLADTAEAVAAGADEIDMVIDRGAFLSGRYGLVYDQIAQVKEACRRADGSYASLKVILETGELNTYDNIKRASWLGILAGGDFIKTSTGKVQPAATLPTTLLMLETVRDWHRGTGERIGVKPAGGIRASKDAVKYLVTVAETVGEEWLQPHLFRFGASSLLNDVLLQRQKLTTGHYSGPDYVTID encoded by the coding sequence ATGACGACCCAAGAACTCAGCCGCAGATCGGCGGTGGACGTTCTCGGCGGTGAGCCGGATGACGCCACGCTCCGCCGGTTCCTGCACGGACTCCCGGGGGTCGACGCCGTCGGCCTGGAGCAGCGCGCGGCCGCACTCGGCACGCGTTCGATCAAGACCACGTCGAAGGCCTGGGCACTCGACACGATCATCAAGCTGATCGACCTCACCACCCTCGAAGGCTCCGACACGCCGGGCAAGGTGCGCTCGCTGGTCGCCAAGGCGAAGAATCCGGATGCCGCCGACCCGACGACCCCCCGGGTCGCCGCCGTCTGCGTGTACGGCGACATGGTCGGCGACGCCGTCGAGGCGCTCGGAGCTCTGCACGGCGATCCGGACGACGGACTCATCTCGGTCGCCGCGGTCGCCACCGCGTTCCCCAGCGGACGTTCTTCGCTGGCCATCAAGCTGGCCGACACCGCCGAAGCGGTCGCGGCCGGCGCCGACGAGATCGACATGGTCATCGACCGAGGAGCGTTCCTCTCGGGCCGATACGGACTCGTGTACGACCAGATCGCCCAGGTGAAAGAGGCATGCCGTCGTGCCGACGGTTCATACGCCTCGCTCAAGGTGATCCTCGAGACCGGCGAGCTCAACACCTACGACAACATCAAGCGCGCATCGTGGCTCGGCATCCTCGCCGGGGGCGACTTCATCAAGACCTCCACCGGGAAGGTGCAGCCGGCGGCGACGCTGCCGACGACGCTGCTCATGCTCGAAACGGTGCGCGACTGGCACCGGGGTACGGGAGAGCGCATCGGCGTCAAGCCCGCCGGCGGGATCCGCGCGTCGAAGGATGCGGTGAAGTACCTCGTGACGGTCGCCGAGACCGTGGGGGAGGAATGGCTCCAGCCGCACCTGTTCCGCTTCGGCGCCTCGAGCCTGCTGAACGACGTGCTGCTGCAGCGCCAGAAGCTCACCACCGGCCACTACTCCGGCCCCGACTACGTCACGATCGACTAG
- a CDS encoding aldehyde dehydrogenase family protein, producing MSFLEYAPAPESKAVLNLKDSYGLFIDGEFVDGSGSSFATISPADESHIAEIASASDADVDRAVAAARRAYEKTWSKMSGRDRGKYLFRIARLVQERARELAVAESLDNGKPIKESRDVDVPLVASWFFYYAGWADKLDYAGLGANPRALGVAGQIIPWNFPLLMLAWKLAPALAAGNTVVLKPAETTPLTALIFAEILQQADLPAGVVNIITGAGSTGATLVRHPDVDKVAFTGSTGVGRDIARAVAGTDKKVTLELGGKAANIVFDDAPIDQAVEGIVNGIFFNQGHVCCAGSRLLVQESIHDEVIDRLKSRLSTLRLGDPLDKNTDIGAINSAAQLARIRELSDIGEAEGAERWTADCAIPDKGFWFAPTIFTGVEASHRIARDEVFGPVLSVLTFRTPAEAIAKANNTPYGLSAGIWSDKGSRILAVADRLRAGVIWANTFNRFDPSSPFGGYKESGYGREGGRQGLTAYLKGASA from the coding sequence ATGTCATTCCTGGAATACGCTCCGGCACCGGAGTCGAAGGCAGTACTCAACCTCAAGGACAGCTACGGACTGTTCATCGACGGCGAGTTCGTCGACGGATCGGGCTCGAGCTTCGCGACGATCTCGCCGGCTGACGAGAGCCACATCGCCGAGATCGCCTCGGCGAGCGACGCGGACGTCGACCGGGCGGTCGCCGCCGCGCGTCGCGCCTACGAGAAGACCTGGTCGAAGATGAGCGGCCGCGATCGCGGCAAGTACCTCTTCCGCATCGCACGTCTCGTGCAGGAGCGGGCTCGCGAGCTCGCGGTCGCCGAGAGCCTCGACAACGGGAAGCCGATCAAGGAGAGCCGGGATGTCGACGTGCCTCTCGTCGCCTCCTGGTTCTTCTACTACGCGGGGTGGGCTGACAAGCTCGACTACGCCGGACTCGGCGCCAACCCGCGTGCGCTCGGCGTGGCCGGGCAGATCATCCCCTGGAACTTCCCGCTGCTGATGCTCGCGTGGAAGCTCGCTCCTGCTCTGGCGGCAGGCAACACCGTGGTGCTCAAGCCTGCGGAGACCACGCCGCTGACGGCGCTGATCTTCGCAGAGATCCTGCAGCAGGCGGATCTGCCGGCCGGTGTCGTCAACATCATCACGGGTGCCGGTTCCACGGGGGCCACGCTCGTGCGTCACCCCGACGTCGACAAGGTCGCCTTCACGGGTTCGACCGGTGTCGGCCGCGACATCGCACGGGCCGTCGCGGGAACCGACAAGAAGGTCACGCTCGAGCTCGGCGGCAAGGCCGCCAACATCGTGTTCGATGACGCGCCGATCGACCAGGCCGTCGAGGGCATCGTGAACGGCATCTTCTTCAATCAGGGGCATGTGTGCTGCGCCGGAAGCCGACTGCTCGTGCAGGAGTCGATCCATGACGAGGTCATCGATCGCCTGAAGAGCCGCCTGTCGACGCTGCGCCTCGGCGACCCGCTCGACAAGAACACCGACATCGGCGCGATCAACTCGGCGGCACAGCTCGCCCGCATCCGTGAGCTGAGCGACATCGGCGAGGCCGAGGGCGCAGAGCGCTGGACCGCGGACTGCGCGATCCCCGACAAGGGGTTCTGGTTCGCTCCGACGATCTTCACCGGTGTCGAGGCGTCGCATCGCATCGCCCGCGACGAGGTCTTCGGGCCCGTCCTGTCGGTGCTGACGTTCCGTACGCCGGCCGAGGCGATCGCCAAGGCGAACAACACGCCGTACGGCCTCTCCGCCGGCATCTGGTCGGACAAGGGCTCGCGCATCCTCGCGGTCGCCGACCGTCTGCGTGCCGGTGTCATCTGGGCGAACACGTTCAACCGATTCGACCCGTCGAGTCCGTTCGGCGGCTACAAGGAGTCCGGATACGGCCGTGAAGGCGGACGTCAGGGTCTCACCGCATACCTGAAGGGGGCCTCCGCATGA